Proteins encoded together in one Benincasa hispida cultivar B227 chromosome 1, ASM972705v1, whole genome shotgun sequence window:
- the LOC120071642 gene encoding 40S ribosomal protein S21-2, whose protein sequence is MQNEEGKITELYIPRKCSATNRLITSKDHASVQINIGHLDENGIYTGQFSTFALCGFIRAQGDADSALDRLWQKKKVEVRQQ, encoded by the exons ATGCAGAACGAAGAGGGTAAAATCACAGAGCTTTATATTCCCAGAAAATG CTCCGCAACGAACCGGCTGATTACTTCCAAGGACCATGCTTCTGTTCAGATCAACATTGGGCATTTGGATGAGAATGGCATCTACACAGGCCAATTTTCCACTTTTGCTCTCTGTGGTTTCATTCGGGCCCAG GGAGATGCTGACAGTGCACTGGATCGGCTCTGGCAGAAGAAGAAAGTCGAAGTGCGTCAACAATAG